The following are encoded in a window of Lichenicola cladoniae genomic DNA:
- a CDS encoding ABC transporter substrate-binding protein, which yields MTRALRMTERVIVLERVDFLPSNRVTDDASILTLKSLVFEPLCRWHEGLVRPALFARWSHDGSGRTWRFEIRENARFHDGTPCTAADILAFIEAILDSLDMFGMKWSYARYFEHTRFSVLSDTALGVSSPHPFADMLDVFSEFYISKNDAAGFPVLGTGPYRVAEFTPQDRAILEPVHGNDTSRLVAIAVPSAEERRRRVRAGEADIACGLELLERGPDFGDDLNWHRATGTLSVMYYLNCATGFFRSAEARRSINHAVDKTRIVRDLFGGLAEPAATIVSPFHLGYRDAAVAPLAYDPDMARRLLDRAAPSGELVLRTPHHMPTRALRISLMVQDALAEVGVRVRLDEQPDRPEYAREIGAGHMGDLAIFDSSPHSTYRVLNDKISSTTHGVWWQGYENPEIETLIRAANDSVEDGDRAVAYGRCLSRLNADPPWLYLFHPVGVLATRLRSGIGLDHKGILKLDA from the coding sequence ATGACCAGGGCCTTGCGGATGACCGAGCGTGTGATCGTCCTCGAACGCGTCGACTTCCTGCCGTCGAACCGCGTCACCGACGATGCCAGTATCCTGACGCTGAAATCGCTGGTGTTCGAGCCGCTCTGCCGCTGGCACGAGGGGCTTGTCCGCCCGGCCCTGTTCGCGCGCTGGAGCCACGACGGCAGCGGCCGCACATGGCGGTTCGAGATCCGCGAGAACGCACGGTTCCACGATGGAACACCCTGCACGGCGGCCGATATCCTCGCCTTCATCGAGGCGATCCTCGACTCGCTCGACATGTTCGGCATGAAATGGTCGTATGCGCGCTACTTCGAACACACGCGCTTCAGCGTCCTATCAGACACCGCGCTCGGTGTCTCCAGCCCGCACCCGTTCGCCGACATGCTCGACGTGTTCTCCGAGTTCTATATCTCGAAAAACGATGCGGCAGGCTTCCCCGTGCTCGGGACCGGGCCTTATCGGGTTGCCGAGTTCACGCCGCAGGACCGCGCGATACTCGAGCCGGTGCACGGGAACGACACATCGCGCCTCGTGGCAATCGCGGTGCCGAGTGCGGAGGAGCGGCGGCGGCGTGTACGGGCCGGCGAAGCGGACATCGCCTGCGGCCTCGAACTGCTGGAGCGCGGCCCGGACTTCGGCGACGATCTCAACTGGCACCGGGCGACCGGCACCTTGTCGGTGATGTATTACCTGAACTGCGCCACCGGGTTCTTCCGCTCCGCTGAGGCGCGTCGGTCGATCAATCACGCCGTGGACAAGACACGGATCGTGCGTGATCTGTTCGGCGGACTTGCCGAACCGGCTGCAACGATCGTCAGCCCGTTCCATCTCGGGTATCGCGACGCGGCGGTAGCGCCACTTGCCTACGACCCGGACATGGCGCGACGGCTGCTGGACCGGGCCGCCCCATCCGGCGAGCTAGTCCTGCGCACTCCGCACCACATGCCGACACGTGCCCTGCGGATCAGCCTGATGGTGCAGGACGCGCTGGCCGAGGTCGGTGTGCGGGTCAGGCTCGACGAACAGCCGGACCGGCCGGAATACGCCCGCGAGATCGGCGCCGGGCACATGGGCGATCTCGCCATCTTCGACTCTTCGCCGCACAGCACCTACAGGGTGCTGAACGACAAGATTTCCAGCACGACGCACGGCGTCTGGTGGCAGGGCTACGAGAACCCGGAGATCGAGACGCTGATCCGGGCCGCCAACGACAGCGTCGAGGATGGCGATCGCGCCGTGGCCTATGGACGCTGCCTGTCGCGGCTCAACGCCGATCCGCCCTGGCTGTATCTGTTCCACCCGGTCGGCGTGCTCGCCACCCGGCTCCGGTCCGGTATCGGCCTCGACCACAAGGGCATCCTGAAACTTGATGCATGA
- a CDS encoding ABC transporter permease: MIARVRTLLRASPLATAGLAMLTLLLLAIAAAPLLAGAPPDRLDVLHMLRPPSAAHPFGTDMFGRDVLSRVLYGGRATLAIGVLVVASAFIAGVTVGTIAGFFGGLLDSVIMRLVDALLSFPALVLAIALAAAFGPSLGNAMMAISITLAPQFARVARAQAALLSTALHVEAARCIGIPTGRILVRYILRNGIGPLLTQATLSISSAILQTASLGFLGLGAQPPLPEWGADIAANLETVRSAPWVALAPGLAILLTVLSFNLIGDSLGALLDPRQRRRSS; this comes from the coding sequence ATGATCGCCCGCGTGCGCACGCTGCTTCGTGCAAGCCCCCTGGCGACGGCCGGCCTCGCCATGCTGACGCTGTTGCTGCTGGCGATCGCCGCCGCGCCGCTGCTGGCTGGCGCGCCCCCGGACCGGCTCGACGTGCTGCACATGCTGCGGCCACCGTCGGCGGCACATCCGTTCGGGACCGACATGTTCGGCCGGGACGTGCTGTCGCGCGTGCTCTACGGCGGTCGCGCCACGCTGGCGATCGGCGTGCTCGTGGTGGCATCGGCGTTCATCGCCGGAGTCACGGTCGGCACCATCGCCGGATTCTTCGGCGGGTTGCTGGACAGCGTGATCATGCGGCTGGTCGACGCGCTGCTGAGCTTCCCGGCGCTGGTGCTGGCCATCGCGCTGGCGGCGGCCTTCGGTCCGAGCCTCGGCAACGCCATGATGGCGATTTCCATCACCCTGGCGCCGCAGTTCGCCCGCGTGGCCCGCGCGCAGGCCGCCCTGCTGTCGACCGCGCTGCATGTCGAGGCGGCACGCTGCATCGGCATACCGACCGGCCGCATCCTGGTGCGCTACATCCTGCGCAACGGGATCGGGCCGTTGCTGACCCAGGCGACCCTGTCGATCAGCAGCGCCATCCTGCAGACCGCGAGCCTCGGGTTCCTCGGGCTGGGCGCGCAGCCGCCATTGCCGGAATGGGGTGCCGACATCGCCGCCAACCTCGAAACTGTTCGTAGCGCGCCTTGGGTGGCCCTGGCTCCCGGGCTCGCCATCCTGCTGACGGTGCTGTCGTTCAACCTGATCGGCGATTCTCTCGGTGCGCTGCTCGACCCGCGCCAGCGGCGCCGTTCATCATGA
- a CDS encoding ABC transporter permease, with amino-acid sequence MSLYLGRRLLAVVPVLALVLVMVFGLTRLIPGDPAVTLLGPGATNAQLNALRHQLHLDEPEARQFLSYVGGLAHGDFGTSLKTGQPISRALATRLPATIELSVTALLMALAVGIPFGVWAARRPEGPLDQALRLVALAGVSVPAFLLALGLQYAFGVWLGWLPVAGRTDPWEIRTGITGFVMLDAVLEGDGSALWDAIRHVLLPASVLASFLAATLSRFVRNTMIATMTSDYIRTARAKGLQERAVIVRHALRNAILPAVTVIGLQFGDMLGGAILTETVFSWPGLGRYTFEAIRNRDYPAIQGATLVFALMFVLTSLLVDLIALRLDPRLRRQSR; translated from the coding sequence TTGAGCCTCTATCTCGGCCGCCGCCTGCTGGCCGTCGTGCCGGTGCTGGCGCTGGTCCTGGTAATGGTGTTCGGCCTGACCCGGCTTATCCCCGGCGACCCCGCGGTTACCCTGCTCGGGCCCGGCGCCACCAACGCGCAGCTGAACGCGCTCCGGCATCAACTGCATCTCGACGAACCCGAGGCACGGCAGTTCCTGTCCTATGTCGGCGGCCTGGCGCACGGCGATTTCGGCACCTCGCTCAAGACCGGCCAGCCGATCTCGCGGGCGCTGGCGACCAGGCTGCCGGCGACGATCGAGCTTTCCGTCACGGCACTGCTGATGGCGCTCGCGGTGGGCATTCCGTTCGGGGTCTGGGCGGCGCGCCGGCCGGAAGGACCGCTCGACCAGGCGCTGCGGCTCGTCGCGCTGGCCGGGGTGTCGGTGCCGGCATTCCTGCTGGCGCTGGGATTGCAATACGCTTTCGGGGTCTGGCTCGGCTGGCTGCCGGTCGCCGGCCGCACCGATCCCTGGGAGATCCGCACCGGCATCACCGGCTTCGTCATGCTCGACGCGGTGCTCGAGGGCGACGGGAGCGCGCTGTGGGACGCGATCCGGCACGTGCTGCTGCCGGCCTCGGTGCTGGCGAGCTTCCTCGCCGCCACGCTCAGCCGCTTCGTCCGCAACACCATGATCGCCACCATGACCAGCGACTACATCCGCACCGCCCGGGCGAAGGGATTGCAGGAACGCGCGGTGATCGTGCGCCATGCGCTGCGCAACGCGATCCTGCCGGCGGTGACCGTGATCGGCCTGCAGTTCGGCGACATGCTGGGCGGCGCCATCCTGACCGAGACGGTGTTTTCCTGGCCCGGCCTCGGCCGCTACACGTTCGAGGCGATCCGCAACCGCGACTACCCGGCGATCCAGGGTGCGACCCTGGTGTTCGCGCTGATGTTCGTGCTGACCTCGCTGCTGGTCGACCTGATCGCGCTGCGGCTGGATCCCCGCCTGCGCCGGCAATCGAGATGA
- a CDS encoding ABC transporter substrate-binding protein: protein MGELWMVMLARREMVLATGAGFLLPAWARAASSASLRAQTLVIAVASDPVGLEPAVNRAEPIGSEIILNVFDTLVAWGDASQTMPEPRLARSWTVSPDGCVTTFQLRTDVSFHDGTACDAEAVKFSLDRSLTHNSYTRASLDAVQAVTVTGRWIVEIRLSRPIPFLLTLLAQPQAAIVSPTAVRSMGAAFANTPVGSGPFRICHYDPDVSLILDAVPTYFRGAPGMRRIVYLVIADASTRRLMLENGDIDICQQNGQLSALPMEDLKAYRRNPAIQVIEAPSQIMRQLEFNNRAAGGPTRDLRVRRAMALAVDYDGLIDGVMDGTVDRAYGPLPSSNWAYDPTMERTAFHYDPVQARRLLREAGYAPGSIHLTLYTFQGSLWATVATFLQANFAAVGLDVRIEQVEFPSLRTIQTGGHFEVALDGREAWYNDPDAHITIGYLSSLADTAMTFRMPPDRALDGLILEAQSCPDPVRRKALYGEIQHRIMDRVPGIYLFSNRVIVFARADIRGLKLSGAPPLTEYRSVHRDPAAGTGP from the coding sequence TTGGGTGAACTCTGGATGGTCATGCTGGCGCGACGGGAGATGGTGCTCGCCACAGGCGCCGGCTTCCTGTTGCCAGCGTGGGCCAGGGCAGCATCGTCCGCATCGTTGCGGGCACAGACACTGGTGATCGCCGTCGCGTCCGACCCGGTCGGGCTCGAGCCGGCGGTCAATCGCGCCGAACCGATCGGCAGCGAGATCATCCTCAACGTGTTCGACACGCTGGTCGCCTGGGGCGATGCCAGCCAGACCATGCCGGAACCCAGGCTGGCACGATCCTGGACGGTTTCGCCGGACGGGTGCGTCACCACATTCCAGCTGCGCACCGACGTGAGCTTCCATGACGGTACTGCCTGCGATGCGGAAGCGGTCAAATTCTCCCTGGATCGCAGCCTGACGCACAACTCCTACACGCGCGCGAGCCTCGATGCGGTGCAGGCCGTCACGGTCACGGGTCGCTGGATCGTCGAGATCCGGCTCTCGCGGCCGATCCCTTTCCTGCTGACCCTGCTGGCCCAGCCCCAGGCGGCGATCGTGAGCCCGACGGCGGTGCGTTCGATGGGGGCCGCGTTTGCCAACACGCCGGTCGGCAGCGGGCCATTTCGCATATGCCATTACGATCCCGACGTGAGCCTCATCCTGGATGCGGTTCCCACCTATTTCCGGGGCGCACCCGGAATGCGGCGGATCGTCTATCTGGTCATCGCCGATGCCTCGACGCGTCGCCTGATGCTCGAGAATGGCGACATCGACATCTGCCAGCAGAACGGACAGCTCTCGGCGCTGCCGATGGAGGATCTGAAGGCCTATCGCAGGAACCCAGCGATCCAGGTGATCGAGGCCCCGAGCCAGATCATGCGCCAGCTCGAGTTCAACAACCGGGCCGCCGGCGGTCCGACGCGGGACCTGCGGGTGCGGCGTGCGATGGCCCTCGCGGTCGATTACGACGGCCTGATCGACGGCGTCATGGACGGCACCGTCGATCGTGCCTACGGGCCATTGCCCAGCAGCAACTGGGCGTACGACCCGACCATGGAACGCACCGCGTTCCATTATGACCCCGTCCAGGCCCGCCGCCTGTTGCGTGAGGCCGGTTACGCCCCTGGCAGCATCCACCTGACCCTCTACACCTTCCAGGGCAGCCTATGGGCGACGGTGGCGACCTTCCTGCAGGCGAACTTCGCCGCGGTCGGCCTGGACGTGCGGATCGAGCAGGTCGAGTTCCCGAGCCTGCGTACCATCCAGACCGGAGGCCATTTCGAGGTGGCACTCGATGGCCGCGAGGCCTGGTACAACGATCCGGATGCGCACATCACGATCGGGTACCTGTCGAGCCTGGCCGACACCGCGATGACCTTCAGGATGCCACCCGACCGGGCGCTGGACGGGTTGATCCTCGAGGCCCAGTCCTGTCCGGATCCGGTCCGGCGCAAGGCGCTCTATGGCGAGATCCAGCACCGGATCATGGACCGCGTGCCCGGAATCTATCTGTTCAGCAACAGGGTGATCGTGTTCGCGCGGGCCGACATCCGGGGACTGAAGCTCAGCGGCGCCCCCCCGTTGACCGAATACCGGTCGGTTCACCGCGATCCTGCAGCCGGAACCGGTCCTTGA
- a CDS encoding C-terminal binding protein — protein MNKPLIVVVDPQHPERDIEHALCGSDFDLEFMPYDLAPGTALPDAVYARADAWLNYRGRHRLSDDILAKMTRCRIIVTSGVGYDHIDIVAAARRGIPVCNVPDYGTTEVADHALALLLSLTRGIASYDATLREAGGWAALGMPTVRRLRGLRFGIVGLGRIGVATARRASGFDMQVRFFDPHLPPGAELAVGYRRHISLHDLMADSDIVSLHTPLTPDTRGMIDADALAALPPDAILINTSRGGVVDLDAIANALRGGRLQAAGLDVLPTEPPDYGHPLLRAWREGEDWIRNRLIITPHSAFYAPESIADKRRLTTSTAIDFLRTGALRACLNQHLV, from the coding sequence ATGAACAAGCCGCTTATCGTCGTCGTCGATCCCCAGCATCCGGAGCGGGACATCGAGCACGCGCTGTGCGGCAGCGACTTCGATCTCGAATTCATGCCCTACGACCTGGCACCCGGCACGGCGCTGCCGGACGCTGTCTATGCGCGTGCCGATGCCTGGCTGAATTATCGCGGCCGGCATCGTCTCTCCGACGACATCCTGGCGAAGATGACCCGGTGCAGGATCATCGTCACGTCCGGCGTCGGCTACGACCATATCGACATCGTGGCAGCGGCGCGGCGCGGTATTCCGGTCTGCAACGTTCCAGACTACGGGACCACCGAGGTTGCGGACCATGCGCTCGCGCTGCTGCTGTCGCTGACCCGCGGCATCGCGAGCTATGACGCGACCCTGCGCGAAGCAGGAGGCTGGGCGGCGCTGGGCATGCCGACCGTGCGTCGTCTCCGCGGTCTTCGCTTCGGCATCGTCGGACTGGGCCGGATCGGCGTTGCCACCGCGCGGCGCGCATCCGGCTTCGACATGCAGGTCCGCTTCTTCGATCCGCATCTGCCGCCCGGCGCGGAACTCGCGGTCGGCTACAGGCGGCATATCTCGTTGCATGACCTGATGGCCGACTCCGACATCGTGTCGCTGCATACGCCGCTGACGCCGGATACCAGGGGCATGATCGATGCGGATGCCCTGGCCGCGTTGCCGCCGGATGCGATCCTGATCAACACCAGCCGGGGCGGCGTCGTCGACCTCGATGCGATCGCCAATGCGTTGCGGGGCGGCCGCCTGCAGGCGGCCGGCCTGGACGTGCTGCCGACCGAGCCGCCGGACTACGGGCACCCGTTGCTGCGTGCGTGGCGCGAGGGCGAGGACTGGATCCGCAACCGGCTGATCATCACCCCGCATTCGGCCTTCTATGCGCCAGAATCGATCGCGGACAAACGCCGCCTGACGACGTCGACCGCGATCGATTTCCTGCGCACCGGAGCCTTGCGCGCGTGCCTCAACCAGCACCTAGTCTGA
- a CDS encoding amino acid ABC transporter ATP-binding protein, producing MTVPVVRLDGICKSYGADPVLQDIRLDVFAGDVIGIIGPSGAGKSTMLRVINQLEPHQAGTLLIDGQPVTSTMPTRALAAVRARVGMVFQGFHLWQHMTALQNVVEGPIRVRRQSPAQAHELGLRLLAQVGLSSHADKFPSQLSGGQQQRVAIARALAMEPLVVLFDEPTSALDPGLAAEVLATIADLAKQQVTMLVVTHEMSFARRVANRIVYMQQGRILEQQPTDMFFNEASHPDIRAFLSHSHYA from the coding sequence ATGACCGTGCCCGTCGTCCGCCTGGATGGGATCTGCAAAAGCTACGGCGCCGATCCGGTGTTGCAGGATATCCGGCTCGACGTATTCGCGGGCGACGTGATCGGCATCATCGGGCCGTCCGGCGCCGGGAAAAGTACCATGCTGCGGGTCATCAACCAGCTCGAGCCGCACCAGGCCGGCACGCTGCTGATAGACGGGCAGCCTGTGACCAGCACCATGCCGACACGCGCCCTTGCGGCCGTTCGTGCACGGGTCGGCATGGTCTTCCAGGGCTTCCATCTCTGGCAGCATATGACCGCGCTGCAGAACGTCGTCGAGGGACCGATCCGGGTCCGCCGCCAAAGCCCTGCACAGGCGCACGAACTCGGGCTTCGGCTGCTGGCGCAGGTCGGCCTGTCGTCGCACGCGGACAAGTTCCCGTCGCAGCTTTCGGGCGGCCAGCAGCAGCGCGTGGCGATCGCGCGTGCGCTGGCGATGGAGCCCCTGGTGGTGTTGTTCGACGAACCGACATCGGCACTCGATCCCGGCCTAGCCGCGGAGGTTCTGGCGACCATCGCGGACCTTGCGAAACAGCAGGTGACGATGCTGGTGGTTACCCACGAAATGAGCTTCGCGCGTCGTGTCGCGAACCGGATCGTCTACATGCAGCAGGGTCGCATTCTCGAGCAGCAACCCACCGATATGTTCTTCAACGAAGCCTCCCATCCAGACATCCGGGCTTTCCTGTCGCATTCCCATTACGCGTGA
- a CDS encoding amino acid ABC transporter permease, whose product MDWAIVWNYLPYLLQASGTTIAVSGLSLIGGSILGLALTMLRLSKARPLRIIVGIYVWLIRGTPLLLQIFVVYYWLPGIGIRMPAFTAGVLVLALNSAAYYIDIFRSAILTVPRGQREAALAVGMTPGLVMRRIVLPQALRPALPPYIGQSINLLKNSSLVSVISVQELMFTSQSIYSSTYKVAEILGTAGVLYLSMTSVLQLLQIWLERRLAPGVGGSP is encoded by the coding sequence GTGGATTGGGCAATCGTCTGGAACTACCTTCCCTACCTGTTGCAGGCGAGCGGGACCACGATCGCCGTGTCGGGTCTATCGCTGATCGGCGGATCGATCCTCGGCCTGGCGTTGACCATGTTGCGTCTCTCCAAGGCGCGGCCGCTGCGGATCATCGTCGGGATCTACGTCTGGCTGATCAGGGGCACGCCGCTGCTGCTGCAGATCTTCGTCGTGTACTACTGGCTGCCAGGGATCGGCATACGCATGCCGGCATTCACCGCCGGCGTGCTGGTGCTGGCGCTCAACTCGGCCGCCTACTACATCGACATTTTCCGGTCTGCGATCCTGACCGTGCCGCGTGGGCAGCGCGAGGCGGCCCTGGCGGTCGGCATGACGCCGGGCCTCGTGATGCGGCGGATCGTGCTGCCGCAGGCACTTCGCCCGGCCTTGCCGCCCTATATCGGCCAGTCGATCAACCTGCTGAAAAACTCGTCACTGGTGTCGGTCATTTCCGTGCAGGAACTGATGTTCACCAGCCAGTCGATCTACAGCTCCACCTACAAGGTTGCCGAGATCCTGGGGACCGCGGGCGTGCTTTATCTGTCGATGACGTCGGTCCTGCAGCTGCTGCAGATCTGGCTGGAACGACGCCTGGCACCCGGCGTAGGAGGCTCACCATGA
- a CDS encoding flavin monoamine oxidase family protein, with protein MSMTRRDWIMRVGLAGGLGAAHLALQGLDIAPAYAETKRPVLAPGSGNGRSVVILGAGIAGMAAAYELGRAGYRCTILEARERVGGKSWTIRGGDTVRFADGRTQHCSFDEGQYFNAGPGRIPSHHKALLGYCRQFGVAMEVEINANHKAAIQDDAVNGGRPITLGQAANDTRGHISEMLAKSINQHGLDAVMTVQDRDRMIAFLRVYGDLAPDLLYKGSSKSGYVTVPGAAEDVGTILPPVPMSVLLDADMWKSIMYEELFVMQATMLQPIGGMDRIAMAFARQLGPVITTNAEVTHVGRRGDGVRIIYTDKKHGTSHAVDADICLSTIPLAVLSSIPSDFSPDVKRAISTPGSHMRQKIAFQAPRFWETDYDVLGGITYLKSPNAVIWHPSGGLLSPQGVLVLYGGETEISPKPLGEQATLARAAIGKVYPGHGDSLTRPVSVTWGNIPYSLGTGAVFETDTQWAYDRLNKPDGPFFFAADYLTHINGWQEGAIQSAYYAIDGIAAHRQSAKL; from the coding sequence ATGTCGATGACACGTCGCGACTGGATCATGCGCGTCGGCCTTGCCGGTGGACTGGGTGCGGCGCACCTGGCGCTGCAAGGTCTCGACATCGCGCCAGCCTATGCCGAAACGAAGCGCCCGGTTCTGGCCCCGGGTTCCGGCAACGGGCGCAGCGTGGTGATCCTGGGCGCCGGTATTGCCGGAATGGCTGCTGCCTACGAACTCGGCCGCGCCGGCTACCGCTGCACCATACTCGAGGCACGCGAGCGGGTCGGCGGCAAGAGCTGGACGATCCGCGGTGGCGACACGGTACGCTTCGCGGACGGCCGGACGCAGCATTGCAGTTTCGACGAGGGCCAGTATTTCAACGCGGGTCCGGGCCGGATCCCGAGCCATCACAAGGCGCTGCTGGGCTATTGCCGACAGTTCGGCGTCGCGATGGAAGTGGAAATCAACGCCAACCACAAGGCGGCGATCCAGGACGATGCCGTCAATGGCGGCCGGCCGATCACGCTCGGCCAGGCTGCCAACGACACGCGGGGCCACATATCCGAGATGCTGGCGAAATCGATCAACCAGCACGGCCTCGATGCGGTGATGACCGTGCAGGACCGGGACCGCATGATCGCGTTCCTGCGCGTCTACGGCGATCTCGCGCCGGATCTTCTCTATAAGGGCTCGTCCAAATCGGGTTACGTGACCGTCCCCGGCGCGGCAGAGGATGTCGGCACCATTCTTCCGCCGGTGCCGATGTCGGTGCTGCTGGATGCCGACATGTGGAAGAGCATCATGTACGAGGAGCTCTTCGTGATGCAGGCGACGATGCTGCAGCCGATCGGCGGCATGGATCGCATCGCGATGGCGTTCGCACGCCAGCTCGGCCCGGTCATCACGACCAATGCCGAAGTCACCCATGTCGGACGCCGCGGCGACGGCGTGCGGATTATCTACACCGACAAGAAGCACGGCACGTCGCATGCCGTCGATGCCGACATCTGCCTCTCGACCATTCCGCTCGCCGTGCTCTCCTCGATCCCGTCGGACTTCTCGCCCGATGTGAAACGCGCGATCAGCACCCCCGGCAGCCACATGCGCCAGAAGATCGCCTTCCAGGCCCCGCGCTTCTGGGAGACCGATTACGATGTCCTCGGCGGGATCACCTATCTGAAATCGCCGAACGCGGTGATCTGGCATCCGAGCGGCGGCCTGCTCTCGCCGCAAGGTGTCCTGGTCCTGTATGGCGGAGAAACCGAAATCAGCCCGAAACCCCTGGGCGAGCAGGCCACTCTCGCGCGTGCGGCGATCGGCAAGGTCTATCCCGGCCACGGCGACAGCCTGACCCGGCCGGTATCCGTGACATGGGGCAATATCCCCTACAGTCTCGGCACCGGAGCGGTCTTCGAGACAGATACGCAATGGGCCTATGACCGGCTCAACAAGCCCGACGGACCGTTCTTCTTCGCGGCCGACTACCTGACGCATATCAATGGCTGGCAGGAGGGCGCGATCCAGTCGGCGTACTATGCGATCGACGGTATCGCCGCCCATCGACAATCCGCGAAGCTCTGA
- a CDS encoding substrate-binding periplasmic protein, with the protein MKASAMIQALSRRACLSGLAGALLLPSWSRAAYASDDSLSSLKKAGSIRIGTSGSAPPYTGVDPHNQLTGYDIAWGNLIGAALGLHVDWVKSDFRGLMTALQAGQVDALMSGIRITPQRETVFAFSVPYSYEATVAVAPSTNTTLKSFADVAHHDVAVVAGSFQEQITRATPGVSSVMALPGASDVFMSLRTGHAEIAVLGMSAITHYQQAGNTDMRIVGEGAAPMAQGVVLRHDAIALKSAIDAVIKAKVADGTYDRLYRQYFHVAPPSVG; encoded by the coding sequence ATGAAGGCGTCAGCAATGATCCAGGCCCTGTCACGCCGAGCCTGCCTTTCGGGACTGGCCGGGGCGCTTCTGCTGCCATCCTGGAGCAGAGCCGCCTATGCGTCGGATGACTCGCTGTCTTCGTTGAAAAAGGCCGGATCGATCCGGATCGGCACGTCGGGGAGTGCGCCACCCTATACCGGCGTTGATCCGCACAACCAGCTGACCGGATACGATATCGCGTGGGGAAACCTGATCGGAGCAGCACTTGGGCTCCATGTCGATTGGGTCAAGAGCGATTTCCGCGGGTTGATGACGGCACTTCAGGCCGGACAGGTCGACGCGCTGATGTCCGGCATCCGGATCACGCCGCAACGGGAAACGGTGTTCGCGTTCTCGGTGCCATACTCCTACGAGGCGACTGTCGCGGTGGCGCCCTCGACCAACACGACGCTCAAGAGCTTTGCCGATGTCGCGCACCATGATGTCGCCGTGGTCGCCGGATCGTTCCAGGAACAGATCACCCGCGCCACGCCGGGGGTTTCGTCGGTCATGGCGCTGCCGGGCGCCAGCGACGTGTTCATGTCGCTCCGCACCGGTCATGCCGAGATCGCCGTGCTCGGCATGAGCGCGATCACCCATTACCAGCAGGCCGGCAATACCGACATGCGTATCGTCGGCGAAGGGGCCGCGCCGATGGCGCAGGGGGTGGTGCTTCGCCACGACGCGATCGCACTCAAGAGTGCCATCGACGCGGTGATCAAGGCCAAGGTCGCCGACGGCACCTACGACCGCCTCTACCGGCAGTATTTTCATGTGGCTCCACCCTCGGTGGGCTAG